In Thauera sedimentorum, the following are encoded in one genomic region:
- a CDS encoding TRAP transporter small permease subunit: MGMLLKLSRMIDRLTRLVGQTLIWLILAATLISAANAIARKLFNVGSNAFLEIQWYLFAAVFMLGAGYAFLQNAHVRIDVLANKLSKRTRTLIDIGGILFFLLPMCYLLSVFAWPVLTSAYETGEMSSNAGGLIRWPLFALVPAGFALLALQGISELFKRIAYLAGAGPDPLAHEPDAHAAPPAVTQDTTENAPGEARK, from the coding sequence ATGGGAATGCTGCTCAAGCTCTCACGCATGATCGATCGCCTCACGCGACTGGTCGGCCAGACGCTCATCTGGCTGATCCTCGCCGCGACGCTGATCAGTGCCGCCAACGCAATCGCTCGCAAGCTGTTCAACGTCGGCTCGAACGCCTTTCTCGAGATCCAGTGGTATCTGTTCGCAGCCGTGTTCATGCTCGGCGCGGGATACGCATTCCTGCAGAACGCCCATGTACGCATCGACGTACTGGCCAACAAGCTGTCCAAGCGCACCCGAACCCTCATCGACATCGGCGGCATCCTCTTCTTCCTGCTGCCGATGTGCTATCTGCTTTCCGTTTTCGCCTGGCCGGTGCTGACCTCCGCCTATGAAACCGGCGAGATGTCCTCGAACGCCGGCGGCCTGATCCGCTGGCCCTTGTTCGCCCTGGTGCCGGCAGGCTTCGCGCTGCTCGCCCTGCAGGGCATCTCCGAGCTCTTCAAGCGCATCGCCTACCTCGCCGGTGCCGGCCCGGACCCCCTCGCGCACGAACCCGATGCGCACGCTGCTCCGCCTGCCGTCACCCAGGACACCACCGAAAACGCTCCGGGCGAGGCCCGCAAATGA
- a CDS encoding TRAP transporter substrate-binding protein, whose protein sequence is MERRKFMKSAGLAGILAAGSAPALVQAQQQIRWRLASSFPKSLDTIYGAAEVFAKQVSDATGGKFVISVHAGGELVPAFGVVDAVQQGTIECAHTAPYYFFGKDETFAFDCAIPFGMSSRSLSAWMYQGNGMKLMRDFYSQYSIVNFPMGNTGAQMGGWYRKEIKSVADLNGLKMRIGGFGGRVLAKVGGVPQNIPGGEIYQSLERGTIDATEWVGPYDDLKLGFHKVAPFYYYPGWWEGGAQLSLYINDKQWNGLSPEYKAIVTSAASHAHVNMQAMYDARNPTALKQLIAEGAKLNRFPRDVMDAAFKASREVYAELNDKNANWKKIYGDYSKFLADQYQWAPIADGSYDQYMSAQRLG, encoded by the coding sequence GTGGAACGTCGCAAATTCATGAAGAGCGCTGGTCTGGCCGGTATCCTCGCCGCGGGCTCCGCCCCCGCCCTGGTTCAGGCCCAGCAGCAGATCCGCTGGCGTCTGGCTTCCAGCTTCCCGAAATCGCTGGACACCATCTACGGCGCGGCCGAAGTGTTCGCCAAGCAGGTTTCGGATGCCACCGGCGGCAAGTTCGTCATCTCCGTGCATGCCGGCGGCGAGCTGGTTCCGGCCTTCGGCGTGGTCGACGCGGTTCAGCAGGGCACCATCGAGTGCGCCCACACCGCTCCGTACTACTTCTTCGGCAAGGACGAGACCTTCGCCTTCGATTGCGCGATTCCGTTCGGCATGAGCTCCCGTTCGCTCAGCGCGTGGATGTATCAGGGCAACGGCATGAAGCTGATGCGCGACTTCTACTCGCAGTACAGCATCGTGAACTTCCCGATGGGCAACACCGGCGCGCAGATGGGCGGCTGGTACCGCAAGGAGATCAAGTCGGTAGCCGACCTCAACGGCCTGAAGATGCGTATCGGCGGCTTCGGCGGCCGGGTGCTGGCCAAGGTCGGCGGCGTGCCGCAGAACATCCCCGGCGGCGAGATCTACCAGTCGCTGGAGCGCGGCACCATCGACGCCACCGAGTGGGTGGGCCCGTACGACGACCTCAAGCTCGGTTTCCACAAGGTCGCGCCCTTCTACTACTACCCGGGTTGGTGGGAAGGCGGCGCCCAGCTGTCGCTGTACATCAACGACAAGCAGTGGAACGGCCTGTCGCCGGAGTACAAGGCGATCGTCACCAGCGCCGCGTCGCACGCCCACGTCAACATGCAGGCCATGTACGACGCGCGCAACCCGACCGCGCTCAAGCAGCTGATCGCCGAAGGCGCCAAGCTGAACCGCTTCCCGCGTGACGTGATGGATGCCGCGTTCAAGGCCTCGCGCGAGGTCTACGCCGAGCTGAACGACAAGAACGCCAACTGGAAGAAGATCTACGGCGACTATTCCAAGTTCCTGGCCGACCAGTACCAGTGGGCGCCGATCGCCGACGGCAGCTACGACCAGTACATGTCGGCCCAGCGCCTCGGCTGA